In Thermosynechococcus sichuanensis E542, a single genomic region encodes these proteins:
- the pflB gene encoding formate C-acetyltransferase, with protein MNCTRYTELPEAAWREFTGGDWVDRIDVRDFIQRNYTPYTGDGSFLVGASDRTQQLWAKVRDLMALEREKGVLDADTSVPSSITAHAPGYIDRDLEQIVGLQTDKPLKRAIMPFGGIRVVETSLKAYGYELDPRTKEIFTKYRKTHNDGVFDAYTPEMRRCRKSGIITGLPDAYGRGRIIGDYRRVALYGVDRLIADKQAQQASLEVDVMDEETIRLREELSEQIKALNELKEMAASYGFDISRPAANGKEAIQWLYFGYLAAVKEQNGAAMSLGRVSTFLDIYFERDLRRGTATEADIQEWIDHFVMKLRMVRFLRTPEYNELFSGDPTWVTESIGGMGLDGRPLVTKTSFRILNTLYTLGPAPEPNLTVLWSENLPEAFKRFCAQVSIDTSSIQYENDDLMRPYWGDDYAIACCVSAMRVGKQMQFFGARVNLAKALLYAINGGRDEVSGQQVAPMFAPITGDTLKWEEVLPRFEQMMAWLAKVYVNTLNVIHYMHDKYCYERLEMALHDRDVFRTMACGVAGLSVVADALSAIKYAEVKVIRNADGLAVDYEIKGDFPKYGNNDDRVDSLAVWVVETFMNEVRKHKTYRNAVPTQSILTITSNVVYGKKTGSTPDGRKAGEPFAPGANPMHGRDTKGAIASLASVAKLPYVHAQDGISNTFSIVPSALGKTREDQINNLVNMLDGYIHDQGFHINVNVLNREMLLDAMDHPELYPQLTIRVSGYAVNFIKLTREQQLDVINRTFHERF; from the coding sequence ATGAACTGTACACGCTACACAGAGTTGCCCGAAGCGGCATGGCGAGAATTTACGGGTGGTGATTGGGTCGATCGCATTGATGTGCGCGACTTTATTCAGCGCAACTATACCCCCTACACAGGGGATGGCTCATTCTTGGTCGGAGCTAGCGATCGCACCCAGCAACTATGGGCAAAAGTACGCGATCTCATGGCTCTAGAGCGAGAAAAAGGCGTCCTTGATGCCGATACTAGTGTGCCCTCTTCAATTACGGCGCATGCACCGGGCTACATTGATCGGGACTTGGAGCAAATTGTTGGCCTGCAAACCGACAAACCCTTGAAACGGGCGATTATGCCCTTTGGCGGCATTCGTGTTGTTGAAACCTCCCTCAAGGCCTATGGCTACGAGTTGGATCCGCGCACCAAGGAAATCTTCACCAAATATCGCAAAACCCACAACGATGGCGTCTTTGATGCCTACACACCGGAAATGCGCCGCTGCCGTAAATCAGGCATTATTACGGGTCTGCCGGATGCCTACGGTCGAGGTCGGATTATTGGCGACTATCGCCGTGTGGCTCTCTATGGCGTGGATCGCTTGATTGCCGACAAACAGGCACAGCAGGCTTCCCTAGAAGTGGATGTGATGGACGAAGAAACCATCCGCCTGCGGGAAGAACTCTCAGAACAAATCAAAGCCCTCAATGAACTCAAGGAAATGGCCGCCAGCTATGGCTTTGATATTTCGCGGCCAGCGGCCAACGGCAAAGAGGCCATCCAGTGGCTCTATTTTGGCTACCTTGCGGCGGTTAAAGAACAAAACGGCGCCGCCATGTCCCTTGGGCGGGTCTCCACCTTCCTCGACATCTACTTTGAACGGGATTTGCGCCGTGGCACTGCCACAGAAGCTGACATCCAAGAGTGGATTGACCACTTTGTGATGAAACTGCGGATGGTGCGCTTCCTGCGGACGCCGGAATACAATGAACTCTTTTCTGGCGATCCCACATGGGTGACGGAATCCATTGGTGGTATGGGTCTCGATGGTCGCCCATTGGTGACGAAAACCAGCTTCCGCATTCTAAATACGCTCTACACCCTTGGACCTGCCCCGGAACCCAACTTGACGGTGCTGTGGTCGGAAAACTTGCCAGAGGCCTTCAAACGCTTCTGCGCCCAAGTTTCCATTGACACCAGTTCAATCCAATACGAAAACGACGACTTGATGCGTCCCTACTGGGGCGATGACTACGCGATCGCCTGCTGTGTCTCGGCCATGCGGGTCGGCAAACAAATGCAATTCTTCGGGGCACGGGTGAACTTAGCCAAAGCCCTGCTCTACGCGATTAACGGTGGTCGGGATGAAGTCTCTGGTCAGCAAGTAGCACCCATGTTTGCGCCAATTACGGGCGACACGCTGAAGTGGGAAGAAGTGCTGCCGCGCTTTGAACAGATGATGGCTTGGTTGGCGAAGGTGTATGTCAATACCCTCAACGTCATCCACTACATGCACGATAAGTACTGCTACGAGCGGCTGGAGATGGCGCTCCACGATCGCGATGTCTTCCGCACGATGGCCTGTGGTGTGGCCGGTCTATCGGTGGTGGCCGATGCCCTCTCGGCCATTAAATACGCCGAGGTGAAAGTCATCCGCAATGCCGACGGGTTGGCAGTGGACTACGAGATCAAGGGTGATTTTCCGAAGTACGGTAACAATGACGATCGCGTGGATAGTCTTGCAGTGTGGGTGGTGGAAACCTTCATGAATGAAGTGCGCAAGCATAAAACCTACCGCAATGCCGTGCCCACGCAGTCGATTCTGACGATTACTTCCAACGTCGTCTATGGCAAGAAAACCGGCAGTACTCCCGATGGCCGCAAAGCCGGTGAACCCTTTGCACCGGGGGCCAACCCCATGCACGGTCGCGATACGAAAGGGGCGATCGCCTCACTAGCGTCCGTAGCCAAGTTGCCCTATGTCCATGCCCAAGATGGCATCTCCAACACGTTCTCCATCGTGCCCAGTGCCCTTGGCAAGACACGGGAAGATCAAATCAACAACTTGGTGAATATGCTGGACGGGTACATCCATGATCAGGGCTTCCACATCAACGTCAACGTGCTTAACCGCGAAATGTTGTTGGATGCCATGGATCACCCTGAACTGTACCCACAACTCACCATCCGGGTGTCCGGCTATGCGGTGAACTTTATCAAACTTACCCGTGAACAACAGTTGGATGTGATTAACCGTACGTTCCATGAGCGCTTTTAG
- a CDS encoding alpha/beta hydrolase, translating to MNVASSTSVALAIGVDFFYVGNVWYATALIHLVNSPFFYGHLGSDRACLLLHGLGGGAYELQLLAEVLYEAGWTAQGILYPGHDRPNAQMPASTCSQWYEAVVSAFQALRESYPTVAVIGFSTGGTLALHLAHHYPVDALVLLAPFLRIYRPWFSPVAPERLVQSLGQWMPWLPRRSLPIRDRPLRQAAEAACFFKSFNLQAVRSALDLIAQVELELPMITTPTLILQSRADTTVDPQGAQIIYEQLGSSHKELHWLKDSDHLLPLDVEREQVFAKVVAFLGR from the coding sequence ATGAACGTCGCGTCCTCTACCTCGGTTGCGCTGGCGATCGGGGTAGATTTTTTCTATGTTGGTAACGTCTGGTATGCAACTGCATTGATTCATCTCGTCAATAGTCCCTTTTTCTATGGTCATCTTGGCAGCGATCGCGCCTGCTTGTTGCTCCATGGCTTGGGGGGCGGGGCTTATGAACTGCAACTCTTGGCAGAGGTGCTTTACGAAGCGGGGTGGACCGCTCAGGGCATCCTCTATCCGGGGCACGATCGCCCCAATGCCCAAATGCCCGCCTCGACATGTTCGCAGTGGTATGAGGCCGTCGTCAGTGCCTTTCAGGCCTTGCGAGAGAGCTATCCAACGGTTGCGGTGATCGGCTTTTCTACGGGGGGGACGCTTGCCCTTCATCTTGCCCATCACTATCCTGTTGATGCGTTAGTGCTGCTTGCTCCCTTTTTGCGGATTTACCGGCCTTGGTTTTCGCCCGTGGCGCCAGAGCGGTTGGTGCAGTCCCTTGGCCAGTGGATGCCTTGGTTGCCTCGGCGGAGCCTACCGATTCGCGATCGCCCCCTGCGCCAAGCAGCGGAAGCTGCCTGCTTTTTCAAAAGTTTTAACCTCCAAGCGGTTCGCAGTGCCCTCGACCTCATTGCCCAAGTGGAGCTGGAACTGCCAATGATCACAACGCCAACACTGATTCTGCAAAGTCGTGCCGACACCACCGTTGACCCCCAAGGGGCACAGATTATCTATGAACAACTGGGCAGCTCCCACAAAGAATTGCACTGGCTCAAGGATTCGGATCATTTGCTCCCCCTTGATGTCGAGCGAGAGCAGGTATTCGCCAAGGTGGTCGCCTTTTTGGGAAGATAG
- a CDS encoding sulfurtransferase TusA family protein yields METLDLRGTPCPLNFVRTKLRLQQLPPQQPLEVWLDAGEPIEQVPDSLRMAGYDVLAIEPRQDYFALQVQRPA; encoded by the coding sequence ATGGAAACATTGGATCTACGGGGAACGCCCTGTCCTTTGAACTTTGTACGCACAAAACTGCGATTGCAACAGCTACCCCCCCAGCAGCCCCTTGAGGTGTGGTTGGATGCGGGGGAACCCATTGAGCAGGTGCCCGATAGTCTGCGGATGGCGGGCTACGATGTTTTGGCGATTGAGCCACGGCAGGACTATTTTGCCCTTCAGGTGCAGCGTCCCGCATGA
- the rsgA gene encoding small ribosomal subunit biogenesis GTPase RsgA, which yields MSDLVGLVRAVQANYYRVRLRESINGIEELLCVRRARLKKMGQQVCVGDWVVVSHPDWQGHRGAIAEILPRRNQLPRPAIANVDQVLLLFALADPPADAHQITRFLLTAEGLNVEIHVVFTKADLVSPQEQQQWRDRLHQWGYHCHVLSLTQGSDWQHLHPQLADKITVVCGPSGVGKSSLIRHLTPREDIRVGAVSDHWHRGRHTTRHVELFPLPAGGWIADTPGFNQPELPQDVQQLAVAFPEIRQRLSKGQCLFDNCRHDQEPGCCVRGDWERYPLYIEYLHELETIASSEPSLGKMLPVKAKSDRQGQQRLEPLLDPKKYRRRSRRQQHQHLNPMAEEVLDSEL from the coding sequence ATGAGTGATCTGGTGGGCTTGGTGCGGGCAGTTCAGGCGAATTACTACCGTGTCCGCCTACGGGAATCCATCAATGGCATTGAGGAGTTACTGTGTGTGCGCCGTGCCCGCCTCAAGAAGATGGGGCAGCAGGTGTGTGTGGGGGATTGGGTCGTAGTTAGCCATCCCGACTGGCAAGGACACCGAGGAGCGATCGCTGAGATTTTACCCCGCCGCAATCAATTGCCACGCCCGGCGATCGCCAATGTTGACCAAGTGTTACTCCTTTTTGCTCTGGCCGACCCCCCTGCCGATGCCCATCAAATTACCCGCTTCCTCTTGACCGCAGAGGGCCTGAATGTCGAGATTCACGTGGTCTTCACCAAAGCGGATTTAGTTTCTCCGCAGGAGCAACAGCAGTGGCGCGATCGCCTGCATCAATGGGGCTATCACTGCCATGTCCTCAGTCTCACCCAAGGAAGCGATTGGCAACATCTGCACCCCCAGCTCGCCGATAAGATTACAGTGGTCTGTGGCCCGTCGGGTGTGGGCAAAAGTAGCTTGATCCGCCATCTAACACCTCGGGAAGATATTCGCGTCGGTGCGGTCTCGGATCACTGGCACCGGGGGCGGCACACCACTCGCCATGTGGAACTGTTTCCCCTGCCAGCGGGGGGCTGGATTGCCGATACTCCGGGCTTCAATCAGCCTGAACTGCCCCAAGATGTCCAACAATTGGCGGTGGCTTTTCCAGAGATTCGCCAACGGCTCAGCAAGGGTCAGTGCCTTTTTGATAACTGTCGCCACGATCAAGAACCGGGCTGCTGTGTACGCGGTGATTGGGAGCGCTACCCCCTCTACATTGAGTATTTGCATGAGCTAGAAACCATCGCGAGTTCAGAGCCATCCTTGGGGAAAATGCTCCCAGTGAAGGCCAAGAGTGACCGCCAAGGGCAGCAGCGCCTCGAACCCCTCTTGGATCCGAAAAAATATCGCCGTCGATCGCGACGGCAGCAACATCAGCACCTCAACCCTATGGCTGAAGAAGTCCTTGATAGCGAACTGTGA
- a CDS encoding glycosyltransferase, whose product MPPVFTLVLLSVTALSLVIWLVLLLFWGQFWRTDQRLQGGDLRAWPTVVVVIPARNEAAVIGISVRSLLEQDYAGTLHLILVDDQSDDGTGNIARQTALELGKGDRLTVIEGTPLPRGWSGKLWALSQGIEAARALHPDYLLLTDADIAHDRQNLRQLVAHARQQQCALVSLMVKLRCQSVWEKLLIPAFVFFFAKLYPFRWVNDPQRVTAAAAGGCILIDPLALDKIGGIACIRDALIDDCSLAAAVKQAGYRIWLGLTPTTVSLRAYNTLGSIWQMVARTAYTQLSYSPLLLVGTVIGMTLVYLWAPLALGIGLISQSLPLIVMGGLTWGLMAIAYGPTVRFYGLNGTWALTLPVIACLYTLMTLDSARRHWQGRGGAWKGRVYPRKS is encoded by the coding sequence ATGCCCCCTGTGTTCACCCTCGTCCTGTTAAGTGTAACGGCTCTTTCCCTTGTGATCTGGCTGGTTTTGCTGCTGTTTTGGGGACAGTTTTGGCGCACGGATCAGCGGCTACAGGGGGGAGACCTCAGGGCTTGGCCAACGGTGGTGGTTGTCATTCCAGCCCGCAATGAGGCGGCGGTGATAGGTATCAGTGTGCGATCGCTCCTAGAACAGGACTACGCTGGAACCTTACACCTAATTTTGGTGGACGATCAAAGTGACGATGGCACAGGGAACATTGCGCGCCAAACGGCTCTGGAACTGGGCAAGGGCGATCGCCTGACAGTTATCGAGGGCACACCACTCCCCCGCGGCTGGTCAGGTAAGCTCTGGGCACTCTCCCAAGGCATTGAGGCTGCCCGTGCATTGCATCCCGATTACTTGCTGCTCACGGATGCCGATATTGCCCACGATCGCCAAAATTTGCGGCAATTGGTCGCCCACGCCCGTCAGCAACAGTGTGCCCTTGTCTCCTTAATGGTGAAACTGCGCTGCCAAAGTGTCTGGGAAAAATTGCTCATTCCCGCCTTTGTCTTTTTCTTTGCTAAGCTCTATCCCTTCCGCTGGGTTAACGATCCGCAGCGGGTAACGGCCGCCGCCGCCGGCGGTTGTATTTTGATTGATCCTCTGGCACTGGACAAGATTGGTGGCATTGCCTGTATTCGTGATGCCCTAATTGATGATTGTTCTTTGGCTGCCGCTGTGAAGCAAGCCGGCTACCGCATTTGGTTGGGTCTGACACCGACCACCGTGAGTCTGCGTGCCTACAATACGCTCGGCAGTATTTGGCAAATGGTGGCTCGCACCGCCTATACGCAGTTGTCCTATTCACCCCTCTTGCTCGTCGGAACCGTGATTGGCATGACCCTAGTGTATTTGTGGGCGCCCCTTGCCCTTGGTATCGGTCTCATCAGTCAATCGCTGCCTTTGATCGTAATGGGGGGACTCACTTGGGGCTTGATGGCGATCGCCTACGGGCCAACGGTGCGTTTCTATGGCCTCAATGGTACTTGGGCGCTGACACTGCCGGTGATTGCCTGCCTCTATACGCTAATGACACTGGATTCTGCCCGTCGCCACTGGCAAGGTCGGGGCGGTGCTTGGAAAGGACGGGTTTATCCGCGCAAGTCATAG
- a CDS encoding potassium channel family protein, with translation MQERLQPFLTLGAIAILVLLIVAFLWSEEALQSPVRAWETLSNAVITLVGEYPDRPRTFLGQVLQLLLLLFGTFAFGALIGKFSSYFVTQALAQTLPMKSFSNHIIVCNWNAKAPLVLRQLIEANRHHPRDIVLLCAEPIKLDPEFQERADVFVVQGDPTHHGTLERLNAPKAKAIILLADADMEAPDEKNALIALAVKHLEKIPGQEQDIHVVAELVNSDRQRHLKEAGVDEVISSQDYSSGILAQSALFRQMSEVYRQLLTYSDHTNEFYFIEPGHYPPTLYGLSFPALSAWVSEYSSHHPDNPLLLVGIRRQNQQVLLNPRPTDFQGLDPSDTLIVMAYRPIYDLRG, from the coding sequence ATGCAGGAGCGGCTTCAACCCTTCCTTACCCTAGGGGCGATCGCGATTCTGGTGCTATTGATTGTGGCCTTTCTTTGGAGCGAAGAGGCACTCCAGTCGCCGGTTCGAGCATGGGAGACCCTCAGTAATGCAGTGATTACCCTAGTGGGGGAGTATCCCGATCGCCCCCGAACATTTCTGGGGCAAGTCCTACAACTGCTGCTGCTGCTCTTTGGCACCTTTGCCTTTGGCGCCCTGATTGGCAAGTTTTCCTCCTACTTTGTCACCCAAGCCCTTGCTCAAACGCTACCGATGAAATCCTTTAGCAACCACATTATTGTCTGCAATTGGAATGCCAAAGCTCCCCTTGTACTGCGGCAACTCATTGAGGCCAACCGCCACCATCCCCGCGATATTGTCCTGTTGTGTGCGGAACCGATTAAACTCGACCCCGAATTCCAAGAGCGCGCCGATGTCTTTGTTGTGCAGGGGGATCCCACCCATCACGGTACCCTCGAACGGCTGAATGCTCCCAAGGCCAAGGCGATTATTCTGCTTGCCGATGCCGATATGGAGGCTCCCGATGAAAAAAATGCCCTCATTGCCCTTGCGGTGAAGCACCTAGAGAAAATCCCCGGCCAAGAGCAGGATATTCATGTGGTGGCGGAATTGGTGAATAGCGATCGCCAGCGTCACCTCAAGGAAGCCGGGGTTGATGAAGTCATCTCCAGTCAGGACTATAGTTCTGGCATCCTTGCCCAAAGTGCCCTCTTTCGCCAAATGTCGGAAGTCTATCGCCAACTGTTGACCTACTCCGACCACACCAATGAGTTTTACTTCATTGAGCCGGGGCACTACCCTCCTACCCTTTATGGCCTCTCATTTCCTGCCCTCAGTGCTTGGGTGAGTGAGTACAGCAGCCACCACCCCGACAATCCACTGCTCCTTGTGGGGATTCGCCGCCAAAATCAACAGGTGTTGCTCAACCCTCGTCCCACAGACTTTCAGGGCCTTGACCCCAGTGATACCCTGATTGTCATGGCCTATCGCCCCATCTATGACTTGCGCGGATAA
- a CDS encoding hemolysin family protein: protein MSAAALEILLVLLLIIANGIFAGAEIAVVSARKVRLEQLAKRGKRKAKAALKLANSPNNFLSAVQIGITLIGILSGAVGGATLAQRLQVALSPVPWLGQYSQPLSIAIVVTGITYLSLVIGELVPKRIAMTYPEAIACNIAKPMTWLTKLAAPIVHLLSVSTDAILQVLGIATTAEQTVTEDEIKVLIEQGAQAGLFEVAEQDMVARIFNLGDRPIQSIMTPRTDIVWLDIESPLEEIEADILASSHSRFPVAEETIDHCLGIISAKDFLAARLTQQTIDLRQLLQPALFVPEGLPALDVLELFRQSSQHIALITDEYGGIEGLVTLNDLTEAIIGTLRHDEGEEPQVIQREDGSWLLDGLLSTYELKELLRRDSLPEEDTANYHTLGGLIITLFGRIPQSGDYIETDGLRFEVVDMDGNRVDKVLVTELVSDDVLADDGPKDKD from the coding sequence ATGTCTGCCGCTGCCTTAGAAATCTTACTTGTGCTGCTGCTCATCATCGCCAACGGCATTTTTGCTGGTGCTGAAATCGCAGTGGTCTCTGCCCGCAAAGTCCGCCTCGAGCAACTAGCAAAACGGGGTAAACGCAAGGCGAAGGCAGCCCTAAAACTCGCCAACTCCCCCAATAATTTTCTCTCTGCCGTCCAGATTGGCATCACCCTGATTGGTATTCTCAGTGGTGCTGTGGGGGGGGCAACTCTTGCCCAGCGGTTACAGGTTGCCCTGAGTCCGGTGCCTTGGTTGGGTCAATACAGCCAGCCTCTGAGTATTGCGATTGTGGTGACGGGGATTACCTACCTTTCCTTGGTAATTGGCGAACTGGTGCCCAAGCGGATTGCCATGACGTACCCTGAGGCGATCGCCTGCAATATTGCTAAACCCATGACATGGCTGACGAAATTAGCCGCCCCGATTGTGCATCTATTAAGTGTCTCAACGGATGCCATCCTGCAAGTATTGGGTATTGCCACCACTGCCGAACAAACGGTGACGGAGGATGAAATCAAAGTTCTCATTGAGCAGGGAGCACAGGCGGGTCTCTTTGAGGTGGCAGAGCAGGACATGGTGGCGCGGATTTTCAATTTGGGCGATCGCCCGATTCAGTCGATCATGACCCCCCGCACCGATATTGTTTGGCTGGATATTGAATCTCCCCTTGAAGAAATCGAAGCTGATATTCTAGCCAGTTCTCACTCGCGGTTTCCCGTGGCCGAAGAAACCATTGATCACTGCTTGGGCATTATTTCCGCCAAGGACTTTTTGGCCGCCCGCTTAACTCAGCAAACTATTGACCTGCGGCAGCTTTTGCAACCAGCACTCTTTGTTCCCGAAGGCCTACCTGCCCTTGATGTCCTTGAACTTTTTCGCCAATCGAGTCAGCATATTGCCCTGATTACGGATGAATACGGTGGCATTGAAGGGCTAGTCACCCTCAATGATCTTACGGAAGCAATTATCGGCACCCTGCGCCACGATGAGGGGGAGGAACCACAAGTCATTCAGCGGGAGGATGGCTCTTGGCTGTTGGATGGGCTGCTTTCTACCTATGAACTCAAGGAATTGCTGCGGCGGGACAGTTTGCCTGAGGAGGACACAGCCAACTACCACACCCTTGGCGGGCTAATCATTACGCTGTTTGGGCGCATTCCCCAGTCGGGAGATTACATTGAAACCGATGGCCTGCGCTTTGAAGTGGTGGATATGGATGGCAACCGTGTGGATAAGGTGCTGGTGACTGAACTAGTGAGCGATGATGTCCTTGCCGATGACGGCCCCAAGGACAAGGATTAA